ACCGCTGTTCTCGAAGTAGTCGACGGCCGGGAAGCAGTCGGCCAGCCGGCGGGTGTCGCAGAGCACGACCGCGCCGATGGCGCCGCGCACCAGGTCGTCCCACATGAACCAGAACCGGTCCTGGCCGGGCGTACCGAAGAGGTACAGGATCAGGTCCTGGTCGAGCGTGATGCGGCCGAAGTCCATCGCGACCGTGGTGGTCGTCTTGTCACCGGCGTGCGTGAGGTCGTCGATCCCGGCGCTGGCCGAGGTCATCACGGCCTCGGTGCGCAGCGGGTTGATCTCGGAGACGGCGCCCACGAACGTGGTCTTGCCGACGCCGAAGCCGCCGGCGACCACGATCTTCGCGGAGGTGGTCGCCCGGCCTCCGTCAGAGCTTTCGAAGTCCACTGAGCACCCTTTCGAGCAGTGTCACGTCCGGTGCACCGCCGTTGTTCTCGTCCCCGCCGGGCTGGTGGATGGCGACGAGCCCGGCCTCCGCGAGGTCCGCGACCAGGATCCTGGCCACGCCGAGCGGCATCGCCAGCAGGGCCGACACCTCGGCCACCGATTTCACCTCGCGGCACAGGTGGCAGATCCGCTGGTGCTCCGGGAGCAGCCCCATGAGCGCTGCCGGGTCGGCCGTCGTGCTGATCAGCGCCTCGATGGCGAGCTGGTAGCGCGGCCTGGTCCGGCCACCGGTCATCGCGTAAGGACGTACCAGCGGCTGGTCGCCCTCGTCCTCGTACGGCTCCGCGTACGGATCATGAGAGGCGGTGGGCGGGGTCATGAATCCTCCGGGCGGGACAGCAAGTCGGTCAGTCAAGCCGTCTGATGTGGCCGGTGGGGGGATTGTGGCGGCCGGACGGTGATTTGGTAACACGGGTGGTGCCGGGGCGGATCAGTGGAGCAGACTTCCTTGTAGTTCAGCGCGCAAGTCCGGTGTGAGGACCGCACCCGCGCGGTCGACCAGGAGCGCCATCTCGTAGCCGACGAGGCCGATGTCGCACTCCGGGTGGGCGAGGACGGCCAGCGAAGAGCCGTCCGAGACGGACATGAGGAAGAGGAACCCACGTTCCATCTCCACGACCGTCTGCGCCACGTCGCCGCCCTCGAAGATCCGGGACGCCCCGGCCGTCAGCGAGGTCAGACCCGAGGCGACGGCCGCGAGCTGGTCGGCGCGGTCGCGAGGGAATCCTTCCGACATCGCCAGAAGGAGTCCGTCGGCGGACACGACGACGGTGTGGGACACCCCTGGGGTGTTGTCCACGAAATTCGTGATCAACCAGTTGAGGTTCTGTGCCGCCTGGCTCATCGGGCTCAACTAACGCTCCTGCTGGTGAGTGGGCCGCGGGTAGCTGCCGGTCTGGTTGGTACCGGCCTGACGGCCCTGTGCGATTCCCCGACGGAGATTGGTCAGCCGGCCGCGCACTTCGTCCGGCGCGCGCGAGATCTGCGGACCGTTCTGGTGCGACTGCTGCTGAGCCGTCCCCGGGACGAGGTTGGCCCGGGGGACCCGGCGCGGGAGGCCGGAGGTGGTGACCCCGCCCGCCGCCGGCTGCCGTACGCGTTCCGCCTGCCGGACGAGGTCGTCGTTGGGCGAACTGCGCCAGGCAGAGGTGGCGGGCCGCTGCGGGGCCGCCGGGGTCTGGGGCTGGGCGGCCTGCGGCTCCGGCGCGGCGGGCTGCTGGGCCTGCTGCTGCGCCCTCGCCTCGCGGTCGCCGTGGAACCAGTTGGTCTCCAGCGTGTCGTACAGCGGCGTGCGCCCGTCACCGGGGCCGGTGGCCGGGGGCAGGGCCCAGCCGTCCTGGGGCCGCTGCTGCGCGGGGGTCCCGTTGGTGTTGCCGCCCGCGGGCTCCTGGTGGACGGGCTGCTGCGGGGACGGGGCCGGCGGGCGCGGTGCGCCGAAGTCGTTGCCGCCCTGCGCGCCGTTGACCTGCGGGCGCTCGAACGGGCCGGGGGCGGCCGGGTTCGTGCGGCTCGGCTGGCCATGCTGCCCGGTGGAGCCGTTGTCGTACCCCTGGGCGCCCTGGGCGCCGGCGAACCGGTCGGCCTGGGCGGGTCCGTTCGGGCCGGTCTGACGGGGCTGACCGCCGAAGACGTCCGAGCGGACGAAGGCGCCGTTGCCCTGCTGCGGGCCGTTCTGCTCGGGCCGCGCGAACTGGTCGTTGCGCGGGGTGTCCGTGGAGCCGCCCTGGCCGTACTGGTCGCGGCCGTACTGGTTCTGCGGGTACGCGCCCTGGTCGTACTGGTTCTGGTTCTGGTCCGGCCGCGTGAACTGGCCCGTGTTCTGCGGGGCGTCCTGGCGAGGGGCCGGGGCGTCGAAGTCGGGGCGGGCGAACTCGGCCGTGGCGGCCGGGGACTGGGGCTCGCCGAACCGCGGCACGGCCGGCATCTCCGCCGTGGAGCCCGGGCCCTGCCGGTCGTCGAAGTCCGGCGTGCGGCGGGTACGGGAGCTGTCCGGCTCCTCGTGACCGCGCGGGGCGTCCAGCGAGGCGCGCTCCACGGGCGGCTGCGCGTTCTCGTCGCTCCAGCTGGGCGTGCGGGGCTGCGGGTTGCCACCGGGCAGCTCGGCCCGCGGACCACCGCGCGGCGGCAGCTGCGGACGACGGCCCTGTCCGGCGTCGCCGTTGTTCCCGCGCTTGCCGCGCTGCGGGGGCGCGGCGGGACCGCGGCCACCGCCGAAGACGTCCTGGCCCTGCGGGGCGTTGCCCTGCGGCGCGTTCATGCCCGCGGCCTGCAGACCCTGCGGGGCACCCGGCGCCTGACCGGCACCGGCTCCCGCGCCGGCCGGGGCCGGGCGGTTCTGCTGGCCGGGACCGGCCGGGGACTGGGGACCGCGCGGACCGCCGGGCGCGCCCGGGCGACCGTCCGTGTCCCGTCCGGGGAGCGCGGCCCGCGGACCCTGCGCGGCACCGAGCCGGCCGCCCGGAGCACCGCCACCGAGCGCGCCACCGCCGCCGAAGGCACCTCCGGCGAGGGCGCCGCCCTGGCCGCCGCGGCGGGCCGCTGCGACACCCGCGGCGGCCTGCGCGGCCGCCGGACCGCCGTTGCCGGAGGCGGACTGCCCCGGCTTCGGCTGCGGCTTGCGACCGCCCTGGGCGACGTCCACGGGCAGCATGACCAGCGCGGTCGTGCCACCGGAGTCGGACGGCCGCAGCTGGATGCGGATGCCGTGGCGCTGCGAGAGGCGGCCGACCACGAACAGACCCATGCGGCGGGAGACGGAGACGTCCACGGTGGGCGGCGAGGCGAGCCGCTCGTTGATCGCGGCGAGGTCCTCGGGGGAGAGGCCGATACCGGTGTCGTGGATCTCGATCAGCACCCGCCCGTCGGGCAGCGCGTGACCGGTGACCTTGACCTTGGTCTGCGGCGAGGAGAACGAGGTCGCGTTCTCCAGCAGCTCGGCGAGCAGGTGCACGAGGTCGTTGACCACGCGGCCGGCGACCTCGGTGGTCGGCACGGAGGCCAGTTCGATGCGCTCGTACTGCTCCACCTCGGAGGCGGCGGCACGGAGCACGTCGACCAGCGGGACCGGCCGGGTCCAGCGGCGCCCGGGCTCCTCACCGGCGAGGACGAGGAGGTTCTCACCGTTACGGCGCATGCGCGTCGCGAGGTGGTCGAGCTTGAACAGCGAGGACAGCTGGTCCGGGTCGGCCTCGCGGGACTCCAGTTCGGAGATGAGCGAGAGCTGACGCTGGATGAGGCCCTGGGAGCGGCGCGAGAGGTTGGTGAACATCGCGTTGACGTTGCCCCGCAGCAGGGCCTGCTCGGCGGCGAGGCGGACCGCCTCGCGGTGCACGTCGTCGAAGGCCGCGGCCACTCGGCCGATCTCGTCCCGGGAGTGCACACCGACCGACTCCACCGAGGTGTCGACGTCCTGCGGGTCGGTCTCGGAGAGCTGCTTGACCAGCTCGGGCAGGCGGTCCTGGGCGACCTTGGTCGCGGTGTCCTCCAGGCGGCGCAGCGAGCGGATCATGGACCGCGCCACGACGAAGGCGCCGACCAGCGAGACGCCGAGCACGAGCAGGATGAGGACACCGGAGATGATGGCCTCGCGCTCGGACTCGTTGCGCAGCTCGCGGGCCTGCTGCTCCATGTCCTCCAGCAGCTTCAGCTCGATGTTCTTCATCTGCTGGATCTTGGTGGAGCTCTCGTCCAGCCAGTCCTGGTACGACCGGGGCTTGAGGTCGCCCAGCCCGTTGACGCCGCTGAGGGCGCGGCCGGCGTACTGGTCGGACGCCTCGATGACCGGGTTGCCCTCGGAGATCGGCTTGAGGAGTTCCTCGGCGCCGTCGCCGTAGATGCTGGTGAAGCTGCGGATCTCGGACGTCTGGCTCTGCAGCGCCGACTGGGCGTAGAGCCGGTCGTTCTCGGAGAGCTTGCCCTTGCTGGTGTTGTTCGCGGGGAGCGCCGCCGCCAGGACCGCGCGCTGGATGGACGCGTACTCCTTGGCCGAGGAGAAGGCCGACAGGGCGCGCGTGCGCTGAATCATGTCGGGGTTGCTGGTCGCCTCCGCCATGTCCTGCGAGAGGTCGAGCAGGTGGTTGATCAGGCGGTGGTAGGCCTCGACGGTCTGGGTCGAGTTCTGCTTGGCCTGGTACGCCGTGCCGCGGATCTTGTTCAGGTCGTTCAGGTCGCTCGCGAGGCCGACGAGGCTGTCGCGGACACCGACGAGGTTGCCGTCCTTGCTGGCGGCGTCGATCTCCTCGGAGTTGTCGAGGAAGTTCTTGAGGGCCCGGTCCGTCTTCTCGCGGTCGCCCTTGACGGCGATGGCGCTGGACGCCGAGCCGTGCGCCAGGGGGCCGGCGGACTGGTCGCGCTCCTCCTGGAGCGCGGCGGCCAGTTCGGTGGCCTGCTTGGTCATCTCGGTCAGCAGCTTCATGTTGTCGAGCTGCTGGATGTCGTCCATCGACTGGCTGATGCGCATCGCGCCCAGCGAGGTGGCCGCGACCACCGGGAGCGCGAGCAGTGACACCAGACGGGTGGAGATACGCCAGTTGCGCAGGGCTATTCGCGGTCCGGGGCCGCTCGGCGCGCCCTTGGCCGGCTTGGCGGACGGCTGCTGGCCGGGGGCGGCCGAATTGGCCGTCTGACCGGCGCGCTCTCCACTGTCGCCGGACGGGGTCTGGCCCTGGTTCTGGGCGTGCTGGGGCGAGGAGCCGACGGCCTTGGGGCCGGTCCCGCCATGCGGCTCCGGCTCCGCCGAAGCGCTGCCATCCCTCTTGAAACGTCCCTGCACTAGCGTCGCAACCTCTGGACCAGGCGCCCCTCCGCGTGAACGGCGGGACACGGTGTCGGCGTCATGGGGGCGCCCTGAATACGCCCCCGTGGTGGTCGTGAGTGACCGGCGCTGGTTTCCCCTTCTCGCCGCCGCCCGGCGCTGCTTTGCGCCCCCTGCGCGCCGGCTCGATCCTGCGGCGGTCCGTGGAATTCCAGCACAGTGCAGGATCTCCAACAAGGCCCGTGGGGTACGGCGTGAGATACGTGACAGCACGTGAGGGCCGAGTCACCAGACGTAGAAGATGATCACCCGCAAAAGGGACGTATGCCCGCGAGTTGTCGAGGTGCGGAGGGTGTCCCAGTCGCGATGATCAGGAGCGGAATGAGGGCTTCAGCGGTGAAATGTCTCATTGGTCCTGGTGTCACTGGAGTCGCAATTGACCGGTTTGACCCTTGATAAGTGAGCAAACTCACACGCAGATCGCGAGCCCTCCCCGAGTTGCCGGGGAATTGCATGTTTAGCCTGACGCTTTACAGAGAAGGCAAAACCGACAACCCGCGCCCTCGCAGGGGTCATCGCAGCCCCTCGGGCGCCCGGACCAGACAGGGCCTCCCACAACCGTGAAGACGACGATGATGTTCCACCAGATCGCCAACCCGCGGCGCACGACGCTGGCGCACCTCGACGACGCCGACGACCTGCGCACGCAGGAGCAGCCGGAGCACGCCGTCGAGCTCCCCGCCCAGACCGCCAACCCCCGGCGCACCGTCCTCATGGAGGTACCGGTCGGGGCCGCCGTCGCAGAGTAGTACGTCACCCCGGGGCCGCCCGTTCAGGCGGCACCGAGAGCACCAAGCGCCCGTCCGGCGGATCATGCCGGACGGGCGCGCCGCGTTAGCCTGGGGCGTCAGACTCCAGCCAGCTCAGTCAAGGGGCCAAGCAACCCGTGCGCATCGCCAGGTTCTCCATCGACGGGAACGTCGCCTTCGGCGCGGTCGAGGGCGACCAGCCGGACCAGCTCGTCCTCGACATCATCAAGGGCATCCCGTTCGGGGACTACGAGCTCTCCGGCACCAAGGTGCCCCTGAGCAAGGTGCGGCTGCTGCCGCCGGTGCTCCCGAACAAGGTCGTCGCCTTCGGCCGCAACTACGCCGAACACGCCCGCGAACTCGGCAACGAGGTGCCCGACGCCCCGTTCGCCTTCTTCAAGCCGTCCACCTCGGTGATCGGCCCCGGCGACGCCATCCAGTACCCCTCCTTCTCCGAGGAACTGCACCACGAGGCCGAACTCGCCGTCGTCATCGGCCGCATGTGCCGCGAGGTCCCGCGCGACCGCGTGCAGGACGTGATCTTCGGCTACACCTGCGCCAACGACGTCACCGCCCGCGACGTGCAGCGCCGCGAGAAGCAGTGGGCCCGGGCGAAGGGCTTCGACTCCGCCTGCCCGCTGGGGCCCTGGGTGGAGACGGACATCGACCTCGCCGCCGCGGCCGACCTGACCATCCAGCTCACGGTCAACGGCGCCCAGCGGCAGCTCGGCCGCACCAG
The Streptomyces sp. NBC_01723 genome window above contains:
- a CDS encoding fumarylacetoacetate hydrolase family protein, producing the protein MRIARFSIDGNVAFGAVEGDQPDQLVLDIIKGIPFGDYELSGTKVPLSKVRLLPPVLPNKVVAFGRNYAEHARELGNEVPDAPFAFFKPSTSVIGPGDAIQYPSFSEELHHEAELAVVIGRMCREVPRDRVQDVIFGYTCANDVTARDVQRREKQWARAKGFDSACPLGPWVETDIDLAAAADLTIQLTVNGAQRQLGRTSEMIHSIEDLVVNISEAMTLLPGDVILTGTPAGVGPLNVGDEVAVTIEGIGTLTNKVVKRG
- a CDS encoding roadblock/LC7 domain-containing protein, whose translation is MSQAAQNLNWLITNFVDNTPGVSHTVVVSADGLLLAMSEGFPRDRADQLAAVASGLTSLTAGASRIFEGGDVAQTVVEMERGFLFLMSVSDGSSLAVLAHPECDIGLVGYEMALLVDRAGAVLTPDLRAELQGSLLH
- a CDS encoding GTP-binding protein, which codes for MDFESSDGGRATTSAKIVVAGGFGVGKTTFVGAVSEINPLRTEAVMTSASAGIDDLTHAGDKTTTTVAMDFGRITLDQDLILYLFGTPGQDRFWFMWDDLVRGAIGAVVLCDTRRLADCFPAVDYFENSGLPFVVALNGFDGQQPYSPDEVREALQIGPDTPIITTDARHRADAKSALITLVEHALMARLR
- a CDS encoding DUF742 domain-containing protein is translated as MTPPTASHDPYAEPYEDEGDQPLVRPYAMTGGRTRPRYQLAIEALISTTADPAALMGLLPEHQRICHLCREVKSVAEVSALLAMPLGVARILVADLAEAGLVAIHQPGGDENNGGAPDVTLLERVLSGLRKL
- a CDS encoding sensor histidine kinase — its product is MQGRFKRDGSASAEPEPHGGTGPKAVGSSPQHAQNQGQTPSGDSGERAGQTANSAAPGQQPSAKPAKGAPSGPGPRIALRNWRISTRLVSLLALPVVAATSLGAMRISQSMDDIQQLDNMKLLTEMTKQATELAAALQEERDQSAGPLAHGSASSAIAVKGDREKTDRALKNFLDNSEEIDAASKDGNLVGVRDSLVGLASDLNDLNKIRGTAYQAKQNSTQTVEAYHRLINHLLDLSQDMAEATSNPDMIQRTRALSAFSSAKEYASIQRAVLAAALPANNTSKGKLSENDRLYAQSALQSQTSEIRSFTSIYGDGAEELLKPISEGNPVIEASDQYAGRALSGVNGLGDLKPRSYQDWLDESSTKIQQMKNIELKLLEDMEQQARELRNESEREAIISGVLILLVLGVSLVGAFVVARSMIRSLRRLEDTATKVAQDRLPELVKQLSETDPQDVDTSVESVGVHSRDEIGRVAAAFDDVHREAVRLAAEQALLRGNVNAMFTNLSRRSQGLIQRQLSLISELESREADPDQLSSLFKLDHLATRMRRNGENLLVLAGEEPGRRWTRPVPLVDVLRAAASEVEQYERIELASVPTTEVAGRVVNDLVHLLAELLENATSFSSPQTKVKVTGHALPDGRVLIEIHDTGIGLSPEDLAAINERLASPPTVDVSVSRRMGLFVVGRLSQRHGIRIQLRPSDSGGTTALVMLPVDVAQGGRKPQPKPGQSASGNGGPAAAQAAAGVAAARRGGQGGALAGGAFGGGGALGGGAPGGRLGAAQGPRAALPGRDTDGRPGAPGGPRGPQSPAGPGQQNRPAPAGAGAGAGQAPGAPQGLQAAGMNAPQGNAPQGQDVFGGGRGPAAPPQRGKRGNNGDAGQGRRPQLPPRGGPRAELPGGNPQPRTPSWSDENAQPPVERASLDAPRGHEEPDSSRTRRTPDFDDRQGPGSTAEMPAVPRFGEPQSPAATAEFARPDFDAPAPRQDAPQNTGQFTRPDQNQNQYDQGAYPQNQYGRDQYGQGGSTDTPRNDQFARPEQNGPQQGNGAFVRSDVFGGQPRQTGPNGPAQADRFAGAQGAQGYDNGSTGQHGQPSRTNPAAPGPFERPQVNGAQGGNDFGAPRPPAPSPQQPVHQEPAGGNTNGTPAQQRPQDGWALPPATGPGDGRTPLYDTLETNWFHGDREARAQQQAQQPAAPEPQAAQPQTPAAPQRPATSAWRSSPNDDLVRQAERVRQPAAGGVTTSGLPRRVPRANLVPGTAQQQSHQNGPQISRAPDEVRGRLTNLRRGIAQGRQAGTNQTGSYPRPTHQQER